Within Pseudomonas paeninsulae, the genomic segment CATCCCCGCGCTCGACACTGCCGGCTCTTCTTTAGGCGGCGTGGGGCAAATGGTTTTCTGGTTTTTGGATGCGTTAGCCAGTGCCACCCTGATATTGATCGGGAAACTCGCGTTGGATGCCATCGCGGTCCCGGCGATCAAAGGCTTCCAAATGACTCAGCAGTTCAAACAATCATTTCGTGATCAGCATGCCGACAATCAGTGAGGGGCAGCTGCGCCAGCTATCCCTTCTGCCCAGCGCTACTGTCTGGACGGGGCCAGCCAAGCTTTATTTGAGCCCGTAGCGGATCAGTTCCTGGGACGAGAGCACGCGCATATTGTGCGGTGCGATGCGCTGCATTTCGTCCGCCAGGCGGCTGGGGATGTTCATTTCGCGCAAGTAGACGGTCGGGCTGTAGCGTTGGTCCCGGTGGGCGGCTTGCGCCTGGGCCGAGTCGCCGGCGGGGAAGGGTGGACGGTGCAGGCCGACATAGCCGCGTACGGTCTTCTTGTGGCCGGCGGCCAGCAGGTAGATGCAGCTGCCCTGGCAGACGCCGTCAGCGGGCACCAGGGCGTCGAAGCCGGTCTCGCGCAGCAGGCGGCCGATGCGCATGGCTTCCGGGGCGCTGCCGCCGATGTTGTCCAGCAGGACTATCTTGCGGGCGAATTTGCCTGGGTGAGCGCTCAGGCCCTTGAGCAGGGCTTCGTAGTCGCCGGGGGCGATGTCCTCGGAAATTCTGGCGGCCAGTAGCGGGCCGAGGCGCTGGTGTTGGCTCGCTTCGACTTCGACCCTGGCCTGGCTGGTGGTCGAGCACAGCGCCGCGGCACAGAGCAGGGCGGCCTGGATAAGGGGAGTGCGCATGGGGCGGCTGAGTCCTGGATAACGGCGGTGCGCAGAAGATACCCGCAGCCGCGGATCTGCGCACCTTGGATCGGCTCAGTCGCGCTGGGGGATGGTCAGGCCGCGGATCACCGCCGGGCGCGTGAGAAAGACGTCCAGCACGCGGGTGACATTGGCGAAGCGCTCGATCTGCACCAGTTCGCCGGCCTGATAGAAACCGATCAGGTTGCGCACCCAGGGGAAGGTGGCGATGTCGGCGATGCTGTAGGCCTCGCCCATGATCCACTGGCGGCCGTCCAGGTGCCGGTCGAGCACGCCGAGCAGGCGCGTGGCTTCCTCGACGTAGCGCTGCAGGGGACGCTTGTCCTCATAGTCCTTGCCAGCGAACTTGTTGAAGAAGCCGACCTGGCCGAACATCGGGCCGATTCCGCCCATCTGGAACATCAGCCACTGGATGCACTGGTAGCGGCCGGCGGCGTCCGCGGGGATCAGTTGGCCGGCCTTCTCCGCCAGATACAGCAGGATCGCGCCGGACTCGAACAGCGCCAGCGGCTGGCCGTCCGGACCGCTGGGGTCGAGGATGGCGGGGATCTTGTTGTTCGGGTTGAGCGAGAGGAACTCAGGCGACAGCTGCTCGTTGTCGGCGAAGCTGACCAGGTGCGGCTCGTAGGGCAGGCCGGTTTCCTCCAGCATGATCGACACCTTGACCCCGTTGGGCGTGGGCAGCGAATAGAGCTGCAGGCGCTCGGGGTGCTGGGCGGGCCATTTGCGGGTGATGGGGTAGGCGGAGAGGTCTGACATAGCGCTTCCAATCATCAGGCGGGTGGGAAAAGGCCGAACCAGGCGCTGGGTGGCGTCGGTCGGCTGTTATTGCTACGTCCTGCGGGCGCCGGCAGCCATTGTGCCGCTCGGGGTGTTGAGGGCGAGTCGCTGCATCGGACGCTAAGTCTGGGCCTTGCCGGAGGGATAAGACCACTATCGGTCCCTTCGCGATAATCGATAGGCGTACTAGTGGGCATCAATCCGTTTGATGGCGTGCATGGCCTGATTCCCTGCGTTAGAGCGAGCCGGTATGGTGCCGCCATCGATCAGCGTTAACGGAGAACCCCGATGAGCCTGTACGGCGACTACGACCCGCAGAACATCTTTGCCCAGATCATTCGCGGCGAGGCCCCCTGCTACAAACTGTACGAGGACGACGACGTACTCGCCTTCCTCGACCTGTTTCCGCAGTCCCATGGCCATACCCTGGTGATCCCCAAGCGCGCGGCGGCGCGCAATATCCTCGACATCGATGCGGACAGCCTGTGCAAGCTGATGCGGGTGACCCAGCGGCTCTCCCAGGTGCTGGTGGACGAGTTGCAGCCGGAAGGCGTGCAAGTGGCGCAGTTCAACGGTGCGCCGGCCGGGCAGACGGTGTTCCACATCCATGTGCACATCATCCCGCGCTTCGCCGGCCAGGGCCTGGGTATCCACGCCAGCAGCAAGGCCGAGCCGCTCGAACTGGAACAACTGCAGGCGCGGCTGCTGCAGCGCCTTCGCGGCTGAGGGCTGCGCGACGACCTGCTGCACCTGGCCTACGGTCGAGAGCAATCCGCGATCCGTAGGGTGGGTTAGCGGCGTCAAGCTCCGAACGATCAGGCACCGCGATCGTGGCGCGCCGCGTAACCCGCCAGGCGATATCCCGGCGTTGCGCCGATGGTGGGTTACGGCGCAACGGATCTTGCGGGATCATCGCTATCGGCAGCGTGCGCCTAACCCACCCTACAAAAACTCATATTCTCGGACAGTCCCTAGGAGGCTGTCCGAGAATAGCAATTGACTGCAAATTGTAGGTTGACGCTGAGGGACGAAGCCCAACAAAATCAGCATGTTGGGCTTCGCTGAGCTCAGTCTACGCGCCCCGGCCCAACCTACAAAAATCCGTATTCTCGGACAGCCTGCTAGAGGCTCGGTTCGGTCAGCAGCGGCAGGCGGCAGCGCTCGACTTGCCACCAGGTCGGCAGCAGGCGGCGGATGGCGGGTTGGTTGAAGCGATCGTCGATCAGGTAGACCACGCCCTGGTCGTCCGTGGTGCGGATTACTCTGCCGGCGGCCTGCACGACTTTCTGCAGGCCGGGGTAGAGGTAGGTGTAGTCGTAGCCCAGGTGGTTGCCGAACATGCCCTGCATGCGCTGCTTGATTTCCTCGTTGACCGGGTTGATCTGCGGCAGGCCGAGGGTGGCGATGAAGGCGCCGATCAGGCGCTCGCCGGGCAGGTCGATGCCTTCACCGAAAGCGCCGCCAAGCACGGCGAAGCCAATGCCCTGGCTGGCGCTGCTGAACCGATCGAGAAAAGCCTGGCGCTGGCTTTCGTCCATCTGCCGCGACTGTTGCCAGACCGGGATCTGCGGGTGGGCGGCGCTGAATTCATCGAGCACCAGGCGCAGGTAGGCGTAGCTGCTGAAAAAGGCCAGGTAGTTGCCCGGCCGTTCGGCGAATTGGCGCGCCATCAGCGCGGCGATCGGCGCCAGCGAGTAGTCGCGGTGGGCGAAGCGGGTCGACAGGTTGCTGACCGCCTGCACCTGCAATTGCTCGGCGCTGAACGGCGACTCGACATCGATCCACGGCGTCTGCTGCGGCAGGCCGAGCAGGTCGGCGTAGTAGTGCGCGGGGCTCAGGGTCGCGGAGAACAGGGTGCAGCTGTGGGCGGCGGCGAAGCGCGGGGCGAGGAAGGGCGCCGGCACTATATTGCGGATGCACAGGGTGGAGGTCGCGGGCCCGCTGGGGTTGTCGTCGCGGCTGATGTCGAACAGCGAATGGCTGTCGAAGGCTTCGGCGAGGCGGCAGAACAGCATGGCGTCCAGGTAGAAGTGCAGCAACTCGGCGGCGTTGCCCGCCGGTTGATCGGTGAGGTGATCGGTGAGGGTGCTGACGGCCTTGTGCAGGGCCATGATGAACAGGTCGGGGGCGGCGGGGTAGACCTGATAGGCCGCTTCCTGGTCGCGCTGCAGTTGTTGCCAGTGCCGGTTGACCCGCTCCAGTGGCGCCTTCATCACTGGCGGGGCGATGCGTCTGAGGGCCTCGAAGCGGGTTTGCTCGAGTTCGGCGGTGTACATGCCGCGGCCGCGCTCGATCAGGTTGTGCGCCTCGTCCACCAGCAGGGTCACGCGCCACTCGTTGAGCAGGGTCAGGCCGTGCAGCAGGCCGCCCATGTCGAAGTAGTAGTTGTAGTCGCAGACCACCACGTCGGCCCAGCGGCACAGTTCCTGACTCAGGTAGTAGGGGCAGATCCGATGCGCCAGCGCGGTTTCGCGCACGCTGTCCTGGTCCAGCCACTGGCGTTCCAGCGCGGCCTGGCGCGCGGCCGGCAGGCGGTCGTAGAAACCCTTGGCCAGCGGGCAGGAGTCGCCGTGGCAGGCCTTGTCCGGGTGCTCGCAGGCCTTGTCGCGGGCGACGTGTTCGAGCACCCGCAGCGGCATCGCGTGCTCCTGGCTGCGCAGGGTCGCCAGGGCGTCCAGCGCCAGGCGCCGACCGGGAGTCTTGGCGGTGAGGAAGAACAGGCGGTCCAGCTCCTGCTCGGGAAAGGCCTTGAGTTGCGGAAACAGGGTGCCGAGGGTCTTGCCGATGCCGGTGGTGGCCTGGGCCATCAGGCTGTGGCCGTCGCGGGCGGCGCGGTACACCGACTCGGCCAGCTGACGCTGGCCGCTGCGAAACTGCTGGTGGGGAAAGCGCAGGCGCTCGAGCGCCTGGTTGCGCAGCAGGCGATGTGCGCGCTCGTGCTCGGCCCAGGTGATGAAAAGGCTGCAGTGCAGTTCGAAGAACTCACGCAGTTCATCGGCGCTGCAGCGCTGATGGAAGGCGGTTTCGTGCTGGCTGAGGACGTTGAAATAGACCACCGCCAGGTCGATCTCGGCCAGGCCGCGTTGCTGGCACAGCAGCCAGCCGTAGACCTTGGCCTGGGCCCAATGCAGCAGCCGGTGGTTCTCCGGGATGCGCGCGATGTCGCCGCGGTGGGTCTTGATCTCTTCCAGGCGGTTGTTGTCCGGGTCATAGCCGTCGGCCCGGCCGCGCACCTGCAGGCCTTGGTATTCGCCGCTCAGCGGCAGTTCCGCCTGGTAACCCGGACCGCGCCGGGAGACCACGATGGCGTGGCCGGTCATGCCTTCCTGGGCGGTGGGCGAGGGGGTGAAGCGCAGATCCAGGTCACCGACCTTGGCGGTAAATTCGCACAGCGCGCGCACCGCGACCTGATAGTTCATAGCCCCGTTATTCACGACTAGTTGCTTCATGCGTCGGCCCACTGTACGTAGCAGACGTCCACCGGCATGCCGTGCTCGGCGCAGAACGCCAGCCAGCGGCGCTGGTTGTCCTGCAGGCGGTCGCCGGGGCCTTTGACCTCGATCATCCGGTAGCGCCGCTGCGCCGGCCAGAACTGGATCAGGTCGGGCATGCCCGCGCGGTTGGCCTTGATATCAGCCAGCAGGCGCTGGAACCAGGCCCGCAGGTGCGCCGCCGGCAGGCAGTCGAGGGCTTGCTCCAGTAACTGTTGATCGAGGGCGTTCCAGAATACGAAGGGCGACTGGATGCCGTATTTGTCGGCATAGGTCTGGCGGATCGTGCTCTTGTAGGCATCTGAATCCAGTTGCGCCAGGCAGGTGGCGAACAGTTCGGCGCGGCGCGGCTGGAAGTCGGGGCTGAGCAGATCCAGCGGGCCGCTCTGGAACGGATGGAAGAACGCGCCCGGCAACGGGGCGAAGATCGCCGGCCAGCAGAGCAGGCCGAACAGGCTGCAGATCAGGCTGTTCTCGACGTAGTGCACCGGCGCGTCCGCTTCGCTCAGGTGCAGCTTGACCCCGTATTCGACACTGTGACCTGCAGGCTTAGGCAGGCACAGGTCGAGGCGGGCCGGTGCGGGCGGCTTCGGTTTGCGCGGTTGCGGCAGGCCGAGCTGGCGGCGCAGACGCAGCAGCACACGCTCT encodes:
- a CDS encoding glutathione S-transferase N-terminal domain-containing protein — its product is MSDLSAYPITRKWPAQHPERLQLYSLPTPNGVKVSIMLEETGLPYEPHLVSFADNEQLSPEFLSLNPNNKIPAILDPSGPDGQPLALFESGAILLYLAEKAGQLIPADAAGRYQCIQWLMFQMGGIGPMFGQVGFFNKFAGKDYEDKRPLQRYVEEATRLLGVLDRHLDGRQWIMGEAYSIADIATFPWVRNLIGFYQAGELVQIERFANVTRVLDVFLTRPAVIRGLTIPQRD
- a CDS encoding COG3904 family protein translates to MRTPLIQAALLCAAALCSTTSQARVEVEASQHQRLGPLLAARISEDIAPGDYEALLKGLSAHPGKFARKIVLLDNIGGSAPEAMRIGRLLRETGFDALVPADGVCQGSCIYLLAAGHKKTVRGYVGLHRPPFPAGDSAQAQAAHRDQRYSPTVYLREMNIPSRLADEMQRIAPHNMRVLSSQELIRYGLK
- a CDS encoding ATP-dependent DNA helicase — protein: MNYQVAVRALCEFTAKVGDLDLRFTPSPTAQEGMTGHAIVVSRRGPGYQAELPLSGEYQGLQVRGRADGYDPDNNRLEEIKTHRGDIARIPENHRLLHWAQAKVYGWLLCQQRGLAEIDLAVVYFNVLSQHETAFHQRCSADELREFFELHCSLFITWAEHERAHRLLRNQALERLRFPHQQFRSGQRQLAESVYRAARDGHSLMAQATTGIGKTLGTLFPQLKAFPEQELDRLFFLTAKTPGRRLALDALATLRSQEHAMPLRVLEHVARDKACEHPDKACHGDSCPLAKGFYDRLPAARQAALERQWLDQDSVRETALAHRICPYYLSQELCRWADVVVCDYNYYFDMGGLLHGLTLLNEWRVTLLVDEAHNLIERGRGMYTAELEQTRFEALRRIAPPVMKAPLERVNRHWQQLQRDQEAAYQVYPAAPDLFIMALHKAVSTLTDHLTDQPAGNAAELLHFYLDAMLFCRLAEAFDSHSLFDISRDDNPSGPATSTLCIRNIVPAPFLAPRFAAAHSCTLFSATLSPAHYYADLLGLPQQTPWIDVESPFSAEQLQVQAVSNLSTRFAHRDYSLAPIAALMARQFAERPGNYLAFFSSYAYLRLVLDEFSAAHPQIPVWQQSRQMDESQRQAFLDRFSSASQGIGFAVLGGAFGEGIDLPGERLIGAFIATLGLPQINPVNEEIKQRMQGMFGNHLGYDYTYLYPGLQKVVQAAGRVIRTTDDQGVVYLIDDRFNQPAIRRLLPTWWQVERCRLPLLTEPSL
- a CDS encoding HIT family protein, yielding MSLYGDYDPQNIFAQIIRGEAPCYKLYEDDDVLAFLDLFPQSHGHTLVIPKRAAARNILDIDADSLCKLMRVTQRLSQVLVDELQPEGVQVAQFNGAPAGQTVFHIHVHIIPRFAGQGLGIHASSKAEPLELEQLQARLLQRLRG